One region of Magnetococcus sp. PR-3 genomic DNA includes:
- a CDS encoding amino acid ABC transporter substrate-binding protein, whose translation MWCRLIISAFLLVLSTTSVMAGQGSATLEQVRLRGVLNCGVIPGNPAFSQQGTDGQWHGFFADWCRALSAAVIGDGRAVHFIEVTPATRFEALARKKVDVVMSNTTWTHSREYAHKVRFPAVYLYDGQAVATRKNTGWRQLAQANQATVCVEPSSTSHANLQDYAQRHGLSFTYLPLKQQGIINAFLENRCDLITDDRIALTANIKDASSHPEDYILFPQTLSREPLAPMVRADDENWIRVVRMVVHALMVADEKGISTAKLTSDDTRLNDPEVQRLLGSEEDPGQFVGLSRGWARRAITTVGHYGELFARHLGTRSDMKMPRLLNRPWSRGGLFYAPPFR comes from the coding sequence ATGTGGTGCCGATTGATTATCAGTGCCTTTTTACTGGTACTGTCGACCACTTCGGTTATGGCGGGTCAAGGATCAGCCACACTGGAACAGGTGCGTTTGCGTGGCGTCTTAAACTGTGGGGTTATTCCTGGTAACCCTGCCTTCTCCCAGCAAGGTACGGATGGCCAATGGCATGGTTTTTTTGCCGATTGGTGCCGAGCACTCTCTGCAGCGGTTATCGGTGATGGGCGGGCGGTACATTTTATTGAGGTTACCCCGGCTACACGCTTTGAAGCCCTAGCCCGGAAAAAGGTGGATGTGGTGATGTCCAACACCACATGGACCCACTCTCGGGAGTATGCCCACAAGGTACGTTTTCCCGCGGTCTATCTGTATGATGGACAAGCCGTTGCCACCCGCAAGAACACCGGTTGGCGACAGCTGGCACAAGCCAATCAAGCCACCGTTTGTGTTGAGCCTAGTAGTACATCCCACGCCAATCTACAAGATTATGCCCAGCGACATGGCCTTAGTTTTACCTATCTGCCTTTAAAGCAGCAGGGAATTATTAACGCATTTTTGGAAAACCGCTGTGACTTGATCACCGATGATCGCATTGCGCTCACAGCCAATATTAAAGATGCATCCAGTCATCCTGAAGATTATATCCTCTTCCCCCAAACCCTGTCGCGGGAACCGTTGGCACCCATGGTTCGAGCGGATGATGAAAACTGGATCCGGGTTGTGCGTATGGTGGTGCATGCACTGATGGTGGCGGATGAAAAAGGGATATCCACCGCCAAACTCACTTCCGATGATACCCGTTTGAATGATCCTGAAGTTCAGCGATTGCTTGGTTCAGAAGAGGATCCAGGGCAGTTTGTTGGTTTAAGCCGTGGCTGGGCGCGGCGGGCGATCACCACCGTTGGGCACTATGGTGAACTGTTTGCCCGCCACCTGGGCACACGGTCTGATATGAAGATGCCCAGATTGCTGAACCGTCCTTGGTCCCGTGGGGGACTTTTTTATGCCCCTCCTTTCCGATAA